In Hoeflea ulvae, one genomic interval encodes:
- a CDS encoding LysR family transcriptional regulator — protein sequence MDETKSEWSDLRLFLAVAREGGLSPAARTTGRSAATLGRRMLALERAIGRDLFVRHERGYELTADARALVDELTEIETRIGRLTAPPAEQGRPLVKISAGTWTTLVLLENLEEITGIPADIRLRFVSAESTLDMAHREVAIGIRNRRPSDTNLAGRSLSRVEFAPYARADAPDRWIKVMAETPSARWLDKMVGNDGVCEVNAPRNSLDLALAGKGIALLPSFIGDRQPTLRQTGATIPELAHDRWIVSHQDDRHLPEVRRTIDRLCRVLETR from the coding sequence ATGGATGAAACGAAAAGCGAGTGGAGCGACCTGCGCCTGTTTCTCGCCGTGGCGCGCGAAGGCGGGCTCTCGCCGGCGGCACGAACCACCGGACGCAGCGCCGCGACGCTGGGGCGGCGGATGCTGGCCCTGGAGCGCGCCATCGGGCGCGACCTGTTTGTCCGGCATGAGCGTGGCTATGAGCTGACTGCCGATGCGCGGGCGCTGGTCGACGAGCTGACCGAGATCGAAACCCGCATCGGACGGCTGACGGCGCCGCCGGCAGAACAGGGCCGGCCGCTGGTGAAGATTTCCGCCGGAACCTGGACCACGCTGGTGCTGCTGGAAAACCTCGAGGAGATCACCGGCATCCCCGCCGATATCCGGCTGCGTTTCGTGTCAGCCGAATCGACGCTCGACATGGCGCATCGCGAGGTTGCCATCGGAATCCGCAACCGGCGGCCGAGCGACACCAACCTGGCCGGGCGCAGCCTGTCGCGGGTCGAATTCGCGCCCTATGCGAGGGCCGACGCTCCCGACCGCTGGATCAAGGTGATGGCCGAGACGCCCTCCGCGCGCTGGCTCGACAAGATGGTCGGCAATGACGGTGTCTGCGAGGTCAACGCGCCACGCAACAGCCTCGATCTGGCGCTGGCCGGCAAGGGCATCGCTCTGTTGCCGAGCTTCATCGGCGATCGCCAGCCGACATTGCGGCAGACCGGCGCCACCATCCCCGAGCTTGCCCATGACCGCTGGATCGTCAGCCATCAGGACGACCGCCATCTGCCCGAAGTCCGCCGCACCATCGACCGGCTGTGCCGGGTGCTGGAGACGCGCTAG
- a CDS encoding non-canonical purine NTP pyrophosphatase → MSNPKLSKILVASHNAGKISEIRDLCGPLGIEVTSAAELGLPEPEETGDTFEANAATKALASARASGLIALSDDSGLVVDALDGAPGVYTADWATLEDGSRDFAVAMGKVEDALRARGADTDAKRTGRFVSVLCLATPEGEVSFYRGEAPGVLVWPPRGSLGFGYDPVFRPDGHTRTFGEMPAEEKHGWKPGQATALSHRAKAFKLFAEQCLGVPAT, encoded by the coding sequence ATGTCGAACCCGAAGCTCAGCAAGATCCTGGTCGCCAGCCACAATGCCGGCAAGATCTCCGAAATCCGCGACCTGTGCGGCCCGCTCGGCATCGAGGTCACCTCGGCGGCCGAGCTGGGACTGCCCGAGCCCGAGGAAACCGGCGACACCTTCGAGGCCAATGCGGCAACCAAGGCGCTGGCCTCGGCACGGGCCTCCGGCCTGATCGCGCTGTCGGACGATTCCGGCCTGGTGGTCGATGCGCTCGACGGCGCGCCCGGGGTCTACACCGCTGACTGGGCGACGCTGGAAGACGGCAGCCGGGATTTCGCGGTGGCCATGGGCAAGGTCGAGGATGCGCTCAGAGCCCGCGGCGCCGACACCGATGCCAAACGCACCGGTCGGTTTGTCAGCGTGCTGTGCCTGGCCACGCCCGAGGGCGAGGTCAGCTTCTATCGCGGCGAAGCGCCGGGCGTTCTGGTCTGGCCGCCGCGCGGCAGTCTCGGTTTCGGCTATGATCCGGTGTTCCGTCCTGATGGCCATACGAGGACATTCGGCGAAATGCCGGCTGAGGAAAAGCACGGCTGGAAGCCCGGCCAGGCGACAGCGCTTTCGCACCGCGCAAAGGCGTTCAAGCTGTTTGCCGAACAGTGCCTCGGCGTGCCGGCCACGTGA
- a CDS encoding TetR/AcrR family transcriptional regulator: MTDSASPRQRGSRELWLDAAYDLLIQGGIDAVKIMPLAKQLNLTRTGFYWYFKDIAELHDAMIQRWEDINTGNLVARCTAEADTICEALFNLTDCWLDRTLFDSELDLAIRNWARIDPELQKRLNAADRLRIKAVTEMFLRFGYSLEQAEVRGMTVIYTQIGYISMQVEENREERLRRVQHYVELFASVSPQPDDIARFTRRHGIG, encoded by the coding sequence ATGACAGATTCCGCATCGCCCCGCCAACGCGGCTCCCGAGAGCTGTGGCTCGATGCCGCCTATGACCTCCTGATCCAGGGCGGCATCGATGCGGTCAAGATCATGCCGCTGGCCAAGCAGCTGAACCTGACCCGCACCGGCTTCTACTGGTATTTCAAGGATATCGCGGAACTGCACGACGCCATGATCCAGCGCTGGGAAGACATCAACACCGGCAATCTGGTTGCCCGCTGCACCGCCGAGGCGGACACGATCTGCGAGGCGCTGTTCAACCTGACCGATTGCTGGCTGGACCGGACGCTGTTTGATTCCGAACTGGATCTGGCCATCCGCAACTGGGCCCGCATCGACCCGGAGCTGCAAAAACGCCTCAACGCCGCCGACAGGCTGCGGATCAAGGCGGTCACGGAGATGTTCTTGCGCTTTGGCTATTCCCTGGAACAGGCGGAAGTGCGCGGCATGACCGTCATCTACACGCAGATCGGCTATATCTCGATGCAGGTGGAGGAAAACCGGGAGGAGCGGCTCCGGCGCGTGCAGCATTATGTCGAGCTGTTCGCCAGCGTGTCGCCGCAACCCGACGACATCGCCAGGTTCACCCGCCGCCACGGAATCGGCTGA
- the rph gene encoding ribonuclease PH: protein MRPSGRKTNVMRAVSLDRNVSKHAEGSCLVKFGDTHVLCTASLEERVPPWLRNGGKGWVTAEYGMLPRSTGGRMRREATSGKQGGRTLEIQRLIGRSLRAVVDLEALGERQITVDCDVIQADGGTRTAAITGAWIALHDCLKWMEERSMVKVERVLKDNVAAVSCGIFAAQPVIDLDYLEDSAAETDANFVMTGTGGIVEIQGTAEGVPFSQAQLLELMELAKNGIADLVALQKVTVSGPL, encoded by the coding sequence ATGCGTCCATCGGGCCGGAAGACAAATGTGATGCGGGCAGTCAGCCTCGACCGCAACGTATCCAAACATGCCGAGGGTTCCTGCCTGGTCAAGTTCGGCGACACCCATGTGCTGTGCACGGCGAGCCTTGAAGAGCGGGTTCCGCCATGGTTGCGCAATGGCGGCAAGGGCTGGGTCACGGCGGAATACGGCATGCTGCCGCGGTCGACCGGCGGCCGCATGCGCCGCGAGGCCACATCGGGCAAGCAGGGCGGACGGACACTGGAAATCCAGCGTCTGATCGGCCGGTCGCTGCGCGCCGTGGTCGATCTCGAAGCACTCGGCGAACGCCAGATCACGGTCGATTGCGATGTCATCCAGGCCGATGGCGGCACCCGGACGGCAGCGATCACCGGCGCCTGGATCGCCCTGCATGATTGCCTGAAATGGATGGAAGAGCGTTCGATGGTCAAGGTTGAGCGGGTGCTCAAGGACAATGTCGCGGCCGTGTCCTGCGGCATCTTTGCCGCGCAGCCCGTGATCGATCTCGACTATCTCGAGGATTCGGCCGCCGAAACGGATGCCAATTTCGTCATGACCGGCACCGGCGGCATCGTCGAAATCCAGGGCACTGCGGAAGGCGTGCCGTTCTCGCAGGCGCAGCTTCTGGAACTGATGGAACTGGCCAAGAACGGCATTGCCGATCTGGTGGCCCTGCAGAAGGTGACGGTCTCCGGACCGCTGTAA
- a CDS encoding putative bifunctional diguanylate cyclase/phosphodiesterase — protein sequence MLKTIFARIARFMSVSAGNDDLHKAQFEVFSSQVPLMYCIVLMNSWVLAITFYDSAPLWLSVHVPLGFSAICCLRLFGWWRSRQVVPTATSARRALMMTNAFALVLCLVLTFWATALYPYGDPYMQGNIAFFIAITGIGVIVCLQQMPSAAFIAAFVINVAFIMCFCLSGITSFIGMGVNAVLVSAAMLMVVRVQFRYFSGAVAARTKLEAVNTENARLANLDSLTGLANRRQFFAHLAEQFEKDESPRLAVGVIDLDGFKPINDLYGHMVGDQLLVEVGLRLAALADETTHISRLGGDEFALTVIDCPDDAELLELGERVCAALRIPFYLADATVQLSGSIGFAVYPELAANAEELYGRADYALYQSKRSTRGHALLFSDSHIVEIEKNNEIEQALSYADLESEMDVFFQPIIDIHTRQTRTFEALARWSSPVMGNVSPGLFIPVAERIGVVNALTCVLFRKALAAAMDWPEEVGLSFNLSTHDISSSDSVASIVGIILSSGIDPRRVDLEITETAMMYDFSQAKAAIEVFKRLGCGIALDDFGTGFSSLSQLHALPLTKIKIDRSFVSDLDKIPASYKIVKSLLALSSDMGLGCVIEGVETEAELAAVKKLGGHLVQGYYFSRPVSQTEAVNFLPESVWAQQTA from the coding sequence GTGCTGAAAACAATCTTTGCCCGCATAGCGCGTTTCATGTCCGTCTCGGCCGGAAATGATGACCTGCACAAGGCCCAGTTTGAGGTTTTCTCAAGCCAGGTTCCGTTGATGTATTGCATCGTGCTGATGAATTCATGGGTGCTGGCAATCACCTTCTACGACTCGGCGCCACTATGGCTCTCGGTCCATGTGCCACTGGGTTTTTCAGCCATCTGCTGTCTGCGCCTTTTCGGCTGGTGGCGTTCGAGACAGGTGGTGCCCACGGCCACATCCGCCCGCAGGGCGCTGATGATGACCAATGCCTTCGCGCTGGTACTGTGTCTGGTCCTGACATTCTGGGCGACGGCGCTCTACCCCTATGGCGATCCCTACATGCAGGGCAACATCGCCTTCTTCATCGCCATCACCGGGATCGGCGTCATTGTCTGCCTGCAGCAGATGCCGTCGGCGGCATTCATCGCGGCCTTTGTCATCAATGTCGCATTCATCATGTGTTTCTGCCTCTCCGGCATCACCTCCTTCATCGGCATGGGCGTCAATGCCGTGCTGGTGTCCGCTGCCATGCTGATGGTGGTGCGGGTGCAGTTCCGCTATTTCTCCGGCGCTGTCGCCGCGCGCACCAAGCTGGAAGCGGTCAACACGGAAAATGCCCGGCTGGCCAATCTCGACAGCCTGACCGGGCTTGCCAATCGCCGCCAGTTTTTCGCCCATCTTGCCGAGCAATTCGAGAAGGACGAGAGCCCGCGGCTCGCCGTCGGTGTCATCGACCTCGACGGCTTCAAGCCGATCAATGATCTCTACGGCCATATGGTCGGCGACCAGTTGCTGGTCGAGGTCGGGCTCCGGCTTGCCGCCCTTGCCGACGAGACCACCCATATTTCCCGGCTTGGCGGTGACGAATTTGCGCTCACGGTGATCGATTGCCCCGACGATGCCGAGTTGCTCGAGCTGGGCGAAAGGGTCTGCGCGGCGCTGCGTATTCCCTTCTATCTTGCCGATGCGACGGTGCAGCTCTCCGGATCGATCGGTTTTGCGGTCTATCCGGAACTGGCAGCCAATGCGGAAGAGCTCTACGGACGCGCCGACTATGCCCTGTATCAGAGCAAGCGCTCCACCCGCGGTCATGCCTTGCTGTTCTCCGACAGTCATATTGTCGAAATCGAGAAGAACAACGAGATCGAGCAGGCGCTGAGCTATGCCGATCTCGAATCCGAGATGGATGTGTTCTTCCAGCCGATCATCGACATTCACACCCGGCAGACCCGCACCTTCGAGGCCCTGGCTCGCTGGTCCAGCCCGGTGATGGGCAATGTGTCGCCGGGCCTGTTCATTCCCGTTGCCGAGCGCATCGGCGTGGTCAATGCGCTGACTTGCGTGCTGTTCCGCAAAGCGCTTGCGGCCGCCATGGACTGGCCCGAAGAGGTCGGCCTGTCGTTCAACCTGTCGACCCATGACATCAGCTCATCCGACAGCGTCGCCTCGATTGTCGGCATCATCCTGTCGAGCGGAATTGACCCCAGAAGGGTCGATCTCGAAATCACCGAAACCGCGATGATGTATGATTTCAGCCAGGCCAAGGCCGCGATCGAGGTCTTCAAGCGGCTCGGCTGCGGCATTGCGCTCGATGACTTCGGAACCGGGTTTTCCAGCCTCAGCCAGCTTCACGCGCTGCCCCTGACCAAGATCAAGATCGACCGCAGCTTCGTCTCCGACCTCGACAAGATCCCGGCCAGCTACAAGATTGTCAAATCCCTGCTGGCGCTGAGTTCCGACATGGGGCTGGGCTGCGTCATTGAAGGGGTGGAAACCGAGGCGGAGCTGGCTGCGGTGAAAAAGCTCGGCGGACATCTGGTCCAGGGCTATTACTTCTCCCGCCCGGTGTCGCAGACCGAGGCGGTGAACTTTCTTCCCGAATCGGTCTGGGCGCAGCAAACCGCATAG
- a CDS encoding YraN family protein yields MPSQDRLDSRRRSERKGRRAEWVAAFALMLKGYRILGLRYRTPVGEIDLVARKGDLIAFVEVKARKDLASGVDAVSYPAQRRIAAAAELFVSRQPDSAKLSWRHDIIIVSPWRWPVHLEDAF; encoded by the coding sequence GTGCCTTCGCAGGACAGACTCGACAGCCGGCGCCGTTCCGAGCGCAAGGGCCGCCGCGCCGAATGGGTCGCAGCTTTCGCGCTGATGCTCAAGGGTTACCGGATCCTGGGCCTGCGTTACCGCACCCCGGTGGGCGAGATCGACCTGGTGGCGCGCAAGGGCGATCTGATTGCCTTTGTCGAGGTCAAGGCGCGCAAGGATCTGGCTTCGGGGGTGGATGCGGTGAGCTATCCGGCGCAAAGGCGGATTGCGGCGGCAGCGGAGCTGTTCGTCAGCCGCCAGCCGGACTCGGCGAAACTGTCCTGGCGGCACGACATCATCATCGTCAGCCCGTGGCGCTGGCCGGTGCATCTCGAAGATGCCTTCTAG
- a CDS encoding mechanosensitive ion channel family protein — translation MAATAILVLLGWCAGFAGAAQAQQNGTADAYFETGPLNPGLVDTVRIDRDTPQATVESFLHHSRAGNYAAAAHLLDLGAIEPERQSSVGAERARQLEQILNRKVWLKWEDIPDRRDGLDVTASPKELLAGEPRRSIRLALIDLDDRPVPIRLERVKPAGGDPVWVFAAQTVDNLPALDRLYGESWLERSLPDWARQQVTAGLAAWQVIAIPVLLISSLLAGWCVYRLLRDAGQRLAPRFSGRLLGRLALSLAVLTGAIVAYLVQRHLFVFSATIDTFLGPLMLLVLLGGGLTVFVQTIDMILERTLIRDIAELEKPENREMRAFQTNLSAFRRIGIVLAVVFAAGLLMTQINLFATTGVALIGSAGVVTLILAYAARSALSNIMASLQIAISKTAAVGDSLYFENRWCYVEKINFTYVQLKTWDKRRLIVPVTYFVSEPFENWTKRDPTMTKVVRLRLHHSADVDALRARFQQFVESDDKVIDKDGARVLVVDHDATGMVVGFYATAEEPLTAWTMECELREAMLKAARELELERSEGMQYLPAERESRISDFTTRTNEDQDSDRPGVEGP, via the coding sequence GTGGCGGCAACAGCAATTCTGGTTTTGTTGGGGTGGTGTGCCGGTTTTGCCGGCGCAGCGCAGGCCCAGCAAAACGGGACCGCGGATGCCTATTTCGAAACCGGGCCCCTCAATCCCGGTCTCGTCGACACCGTCCGCATCGACCGGGATACTCCGCAGGCAACTGTCGAGAGCTTTCTTCATCACAGCCGGGCCGGGAACTACGCGGCAGCGGCGCACCTGCTTGATCTCGGCGCAATCGAACCGGAAAGGCAGTCCAGCGTCGGCGCCGAGCGGGCGCGTCAGCTCGAGCAGATTCTCAACCGCAAGGTCTGGCTGAAATGGGAAGACATACCTGACAGGCGCGACGGGCTGGATGTCACGGCAAGCCCCAAGGAGCTGCTGGCGGGTGAGCCGCGACGATCGATCCGGCTGGCACTGATCGATCTTGATGACCGTCCGGTTCCGATCCGGCTGGAACGCGTCAAACCGGCGGGTGGCGATCCCGTCTGGGTGTTTGCAGCGCAGACGGTCGACAATCTGCCGGCGCTGGACAGGCTCTATGGCGAGAGCTGGCTCGAACGCTCATTGCCGGACTGGGCGCGCCAGCAGGTCACCGCCGGGCTGGCCGCCTGGCAAGTGATCGCCATACCCGTATTGCTGATCAGCTCGCTTCTGGCGGGCTGGTGTGTCTACCGCCTGCTGCGCGACGCCGGACAGCGGCTGGCACCGCGCTTTTCCGGCCGCCTGCTCGGACGGCTCGCGCTGTCGCTGGCGGTGCTGACCGGTGCAATCGTGGCCTATCTTGTGCAACGGCATTTGTTCGTGTTCTCGGCCACCATAGACACCTTTCTCGGGCCGCTGATGCTGCTGGTCCTTTTGGGCGGCGGACTGACCGTGTTCGTCCAGACCATCGACATGATCCTCGAACGCACCCTGATCCGGGACATTGCCGAGCTGGAGAAACCCGAAAACCGCGAGATGCGGGCGTTTCAGACCAATCTCTCCGCCTTTCGCCGCATCGGCATCGTGCTGGCGGTGGTGTTTGCCGCCGGCCTGCTGATGACCCAGATCAACCTTTTCGCCACCACCGGCGTGGCGCTGATCGGCTCGGCCGGGGTGGTGACGCTGATCCTGGCCTATGCGGCGCGTTCGGCGCTGAGCAACATCATGGCCAGCCTGCAGATCGCGATCTCGAAGACGGCGGCTGTCGGGGATTCGCTCTATTTCGAAAACCGCTGGTGCTATGTCGAGAAGATTAATTTCACCTATGTGCAGCTGAAGACCTGGGACAAGCGCCGCCTCATCGTGCCGGTGACCTATTTCGTGTCCGAACCGTTTGAAAACTGGACCAAGCGCGACCCGACAATGACCAAGGTTGTCCGGCTGCGGCTGCATCACAGCGCCGATGTCGATGCCTTGCGGGCCCGCTTCCAGCAGTTTGTGGAAAGCGATGACAAGGTCATCGACAAGGACGGTGCGCGGGTGCTCGTGGTCGACCATGATGCGACCGGCATGGTTGTGGGCTTTTACGCCACGGCAGAGGAACCGCTGACCGCCTGGACCATGGAATGCGAGTTGCGCGAAGCCATGCTCAAGGCGGCGAGAGAGCTCGAACTGGAACGCAGCGAGGGCATGCAGTATCTGCCGGCCGAGCGCGAAAGCAGGATCTCCGATTTCACCACGCGGACAAACGAGGACCAGGACAGCGACCGGCCCGGCGTGGAAGGGCCCTGA
- the gshB gene encoding glutathione synthase: MSGIKNVAVQMDHVSSITIAGDSTFAMSLEAQNRGYKLFHYTPDQLSMRNGEIEAVAEPMILRDVEGDHFELGPQEKINLADMDVVLLRQDPPFDMAYITSTHLLERVHPKTLVVNDPAWVRNSPEKIFVTEFADLMPKTLISRDPATINAFRAEVGDMILKPLYGNGGAGVFHIKPDDRNLASLLEMFAQMYREPFIAQEYLPSVRAGDKRIILIDGEPVGAINRVPAESDARSNMHAGGRAEHSELTPREQEICARIGPSLKERGFILVGIDIIGDLMTEINVTSPTGLREIQNFGGPDVAALFWDAVESKR, from the coding sequence ATGAGCGGAATCAAGAATGTCGCGGTCCAGATGGACCATGTGAGCTCGATCACCATTGCCGGCGATTCCACCTTCGCCATGTCGCTGGAGGCGCAAAACCGCGGCTACAAGCTGTTTCATTACACGCCGGACCAGCTGTCGATGCGCAATGGCGAGATCGAGGCGGTTGCCGAGCCGATGATCCTGCGCGATGTCGAGGGCGACCATTTCGAGCTCGGGCCGCAAGAGAAGATCAATCTGGCCGACATGGATGTTGTGCTCTTGAGGCAGGATCCGCCTTTCGACATGGCCTATATCACCTCGACGCATCTGCTCGAGCGGGTTCACCCGAAGACGCTGGTGGTCAATGACCCGGCCTGGGTGCGCAATTCGCCGGAAAAGATCTTTGTCACCGAATTTGCCGACCTGATGCCCAAGACGCTGATTTCCCGCGACCCGGCGACGATCAACGCGTTCCGCGCCGAGGTCGGCGACATGATCCTCAAGCCGCTTTACGGCAATGGCGGCGCCGGGGTGTTCCACATCAAGCCCGACGACCGCAACCTTGCCTCGCTTCTGGAAATGTTTGCCCAGATGTACCGCGAACCCTTCATCGCGCAGGAATATCTGCCCTCGGTGCGGGCCGGCGACAAGCGCATCATCCTGATCGACGGCGAGCCCGTCGGCGCCATCAACCGGGTGCCGGCGGAGAGCGATGCGCGGTCGAACATGCATGCCGGCGGCCGCGCCGAACACAGCGAACTGACGCCGCGCGAGCAGGAAATCTGCGCCCGCATCGGACCATCTTTGAAAGAGCGCGGCTTCATTTTGGTCGGCATCGACATCATCGGCGACCTGATGACCGAGATCAATGTCACCTCACCCACCGGCTTGCGCGAGATCCAGAATTTCGGCGGCCCGGATGTGGCGGCGCTGTTCTGGGATGCGGTTGAATCCAAGCGCTGA
- the hemW gene encoding radical SAM family heme chaperone HemW, with protein sequence MNASSQLTDAIAPDTGKPGFGIYLHWPFCAAKCPYCDFNSHVRHAGVDQKAYIEAFSREIAAMREISGPRVVTSMFFGGGTPSLMAPDTVAAILDTVRAAWVVPEGIEITLEANPSSVEADRFRGYRDAGVNRVSMGVQALNDPDLKRLGRLHDRADALKAIGLARDIFPRMSFDLIYARPDQTAEAWALELKEAIGLAADHLSLYQLTIEEGTPFYGLHKAGKLIVPDGELSAELYELTRSVCEDHGMPAYEVSNHARPGAESRHNLTYWRYGDYVGIGPGAHGRLSTAAGKIATATERMPEKWLELVAQNGHGMVETSELSLAEQADELLLMGLRLREGIDLKRWQALSGRSLDPDRTAFLIHHGMIEEMTAERIRCTPQGMLVLDAVVADLAF encoded by the coding sequence GTGAACGCTTCTTCGCAATTGACCGACGCCATAGCGCCCGATACCGGCAAGCCCGGCTTCGGGATCTATCTGCATTGGCCGTTCTGTGCCGCAAAATGCCCCTATTGCGATTTCAACTCCCATGTCCGCCATGCCGGCGTTGACCAGAAGGCCTATATCGAGGCCTTCAGCCGGGAGATCGCCGCTATGCGGGAGATATCCGGTCCGCGGGTGGTCACCAGCATGTTCTTCGGCGGCGGCACGCCATCGCTGATGGCGCCCGACACGGTGGCAGCGATCCTGGACACCGTGCGCGCGGCCTGGGTGGTTCCGGAAGGAATCGAGATCACGCTCGAAGCCAATCCATCAAGCGTCGAGGCCGACCGCTTCCGCGGCTATCGCGATGCCGGCGTCAACCGGGTGTCGATGGGCGTGCAGGCGCTCAATGATCCCGATCTCAAAAGGCTGGGCCGGCTGCATGACCGCGCCGACGCGCTGAAGGCGATCGGCCTGGCGCGCGACATCTTTCCGCGCATGTCCTTTGACCTGATCTATGCCCGGCCCGACCAGACGGCGGAGGCCTGGGCGCTGGAGCTCAAGGAGGCGATCGGACTGGCCGCCGATCATCTGTCGCTGTATCAGCTGACGATCGAGGAAGGCACGCCGTTTTACGGGCTGCACAAGGCCGGCAAGCTGATCGTGCCCGATGGCGAATTGTCGGCGGAGCTCTACGAGCTGACCCGCAGCGTCTGCGAAGACCACGGCATGCCGGCCTATGAGGTGTCCAACCATGCCCGGCCCGGTGCGGAGAGCCGACATAATCTGACCTATTGGCGCTATGGCGATTATGTCGGGATCGGCCCCGGGGCCCATGGCCGGCTGTCCACAGCCGCCGGCAAGATTGCCACGGCGACCGAACGCATGCCGGAAAAATGGCTTGAACTGGTGGCGCAAAACGGTCACGGCATGGTCGAGACCAGCGAACTCAGCCTGGCCGAACAGGCCGATGAACTGCTGCTGATGGGACTGAGGCTGCGCGAAGGCATCGACCTCAAGCGCTGGCAGGCGCTGTCGGGCCGCTCGCTTGATCCCGACCGCACCGCATTCCTGATCCATCACGGCATGATCGAGGAGATGACAGCGGAGCGGATCCGCTGCACGCCTCAGGGCATGCTGGTGCTCGATGCAGTGGTGGCCGATCTGGCGTTCTGA
- the rsmI gene encoding 16S rRNA (cytidine(1402)-2'-O)-methyltransferase, whose amino-acid sequence MTRKTSKASTETQSQDAAAAGQVARTFRVGSHDIEARPVTPGLYLVSTPIGNLGDMSLRGLETLAGADIIACEDTRVSRVLLNRYGIATRPYAYHEHNAERVGPKLMEALEAGKSVALISDAGTPLISDPGYRISQTAIETGVPVIPIPGASAPMAALVASGLPSDAFLFAGFLPSKDKARRDRLAGFATTEATLMFFESPNRLAACLKSAADVLGADRPAAVCRELTKTYEEVRRGTLGALAAQYEDEAVRGEIVLVIGPGSTPLPSEDDVDALLVRLAADLPAGKAATEAARITGFPRKDLYQRLLNMKDPARANTE is encoded by the coding sequence ATGACGCGCAAGACCTCAAAAGCTTCAACCGAGACCCAGAGCCAGGACGCAGCCGCCGCCGGGCAGGTAGCGCGGACTTTTCGCGTCGGCAGCCATGACATCGAGGCGCGGCCGGTGACGCCGGGGCTCTATCTGGTCTCCACCCCGATCGGCAATCTGGGCGACATGAGCCTGCGCGGACTGGAAACCCTTGCCGGCGCCGATATCATTGCCTGCGAGGACACCCGGGTCAGCCGGGTGCTGCTCAACCGCTACGGCATCGCCACCCGGCCCTATGCCTATCATGAACACAATGCCGAACGCGTCGGGCCGAAGCTGATGGAGGCGCTGGAAGCCGGCAAGAGCGTGGCGCTGATTTCTGACGCCGGCACGCCGCTGATCTCCGACCCCGGCTACCGGATCTCGCAGACCGCGATCGAGACCGGCGTACCGGTGATCCCGATCCCGGGCGCATCGGCGCCGATGGCGGCGCTGGTGGCCTCGGGCCTGCCCAGCGACGCATTCCTGTTCGCCGGCTTCCTGCCGTCCAAGGACAAGGCGCGGCGCGACCGGCTGGCGGGCTTTGCCACCACCGAAGCGACATTGATGTTTTTCGAAAGCCCGAACCGGCTGGCCGCGTGCCTGAAATCGGCTGCCGATGTGCTTGGCGCCGACCGTCCGGCCGCGGTATGCCGCGAGCTGACCAAGACCTATGAGGAAGTGCGGCGCGGCACGCTGGGCGCGCTGGCCGCGCAGTATGAGGACGAGGCGGTGCGCGGCGAGATCGTGCTGGTGATCGGCCCCGGCTCGACGCCGCTGCCGAGCGAGGATGATGTGGATGCGCTGCTGGTCCGGCTGGCAGCGGATCTGCCCGCAGGCAAAGCTGCGACCGAGGCCGCCCGGATCACGGGATTTCCCCGCAAGGACCTGTATCAGCGGCTTCTAAACATGAAGGATCCGGCTCGCGCAAACACTGAGTGA